TCTAATGTGGTCAGGCTGTGAAAAAAAATGCACAGGCATTTTTGCAAGAGAAACAAAGGACTTAGGACGATATGGAACCGCTGCGGCCCCGCAGGACGCGTGACCGCCGCCTTTGTCTCTCTTCAGGCTGCCTACTAAAAAGGGCGACAAAAGGCAACTACGGAAAATCCCATGAAATGTGTCATGTGATCATAGCCCGCAAAACGGCGCCGCGCAAGCCTTTGAGGGCCCTTCCCTCCTGGGCGGGACAGGTCGGGCAGGCAGGGCGGGCCCAGCCCCCGGTACGACAGGGAGGGGACCGGGGTGCAGGCGGGCGCCCCGGGGGAGCGGTCTCCGGCGGCAGGCCGGAAAAGCGGTGCAACGGGCAGGCGCGGCGGGGCCTCCGGCGCGTCCCGGGGCATCGCCCGCCCTCCGGGAGGAGGCGGGCCCGCAGGCCGGCACAAAAAAGGGGGCCCCCTGACGGGAGCCCCCTGGACAGGTCACAGGGACAGGTGGCTAGATCTTGCCGCCGGTCTTGAGCACGGCCTGCATGCCGCCGGCCGCGTTGACCACGTCGGTGATGCCGTTGCGGGCCAGGATCAGCACGCTGTCATAGGCGCGCAGACCGGTATTGCAGATGATGGCCACAGGACGGTCCCTGGGCACTTCGCTGACCCGGCTGGGCATTTCTTCCAGCGAGATGGAGTGCCATTCGGGGTGCTGGGCCTGCACGGCCTGCCCGGCCTTGGCGGGACGGGCGTCGATGAAGAAGACATTGTTTTCGGCGCGCTTGTTCCACAGGTCCATGAACTCTTCGGCGGTGATGGGCTTCACCCGGCCGGCCAGCACGTTGTCGGCCACATTGCCCACCACGTTGACCACGTCCATGGCGGCGGCGAAGGGCGGCGCGTAGGAGACCTCCAGGTTGGAGATGTCTTCCACGGTGGGCTTGCCGTACTGCAGCACGGCGGCCACGGCGTCCACGCGGGCCTTGAGGGCGTCACCGGCGGTGCAGGCGCCCTGGATGCCCAGCACGCGGCGGTCGCTCCTGTCCACCACCAGTTCCAGGCTCATCATGTGCTTTTCGGGATAGAAGTGGGCGCGGTCCAGCTGTTCCACGGCCACGGAGATGGCGTCGTAACCTTCCCTGCGGGCGCGTTCCACGGTGAGGCCGGCGCCGCAGAAGGACATGTCGAACAGTTTCACGGCCCAGGTGCCCACGAAGCCGGGGAAGCTGGCGTCGCCGCCGGCCAGGTTGGTGCCGATGACGCGGCCCTGGCGGTTGGCCATGCTGCCCAGGGGCAGGTAGCCCAGCTTGCCGGTGATGAGGTTCTTGATGGCCACGCAGTCGCCGCCGGCGTAGATGTCGGGGTCGCTGGTCTGCATCTTTTCGTTGACCACGATGGCGCCGAAGGGGGCCACTTCCAGACCGGCGTCCCTGGCCAGCTGGCCGTTGGGCAGGAAGCCGGCGGCAAAGATCACCAGCTGGGCGGGCAGCTCGCGCTTGTCGGTGATGACCTTGCACACGGCGCCGTCCTCGCCCTCCAGCCTGACGACCTTTTCGGCGGTGTAGACGGACAGGCCGTGGGCCTCGCAGTCGTGGGCGGCCATTTTGCCCATATTGTGGGAGAGCACGCCGGGCAGCATCTGGTCCATCATTTCCACCACGCTGACCTTGACGCCCCACATGTCGGACAGGGCCACGGCGGCTTCCAGACCGATGAAACCGCCGCCCACGATGACGGCCTCGCTGACCTGGCCGTGTTCGCAGGCCTTGCGGATGGCGTCGGCGGCTTCCAGACGGGTGAGGGTCAGGACGTTCTTGAGGTCGTGGCCTTCCACCGGAGGCATGCGCGGGGTGGCGCCGGTGGCCAGCACCAGCTTGTCGTAGGGCAGCTTTTCTTCCTCGCCGGTGACCACGTTGCGCACCAGCAGGGTCTTGGCGGCGCGGTCGATGGCCAGGGCGCGGGTCTGGTTGCGTACGGTGATGCCTTTCATGGTACGGAAGAATTCGGGGTCACGCACGGTGTGGTAGGGCGTGGCGCGCAGGTCGTCGAGGTTGTTGACCTCGCCGGACACATAGTAGGGGATGCCGCAGCCGCCGTAGGAGATGAAGAGGTTTTCATCCACCAGGGTGATCTCGGCGTCGGGCATCAGGCGCTTGCAGCGGCAGGCCGCCTTGGGACCCAGGGCAACGCCGCCGATAACCAGGATTTTCTGTGCCATGATAGACTCTCCTTGTAGAGCATTTGGCGTTTGAAACGCCGGGCGTCTCAAACCTTGTGCCGTCCGGGGACGGAGCCTCCCGC
This is a stretch of genomic DNA from Desulfovibrio piger. It encodes these proteins:
- a CDS encoding FAD-dependent oxidoreductase, which produces MAQKILVIGGVALGPKAACRCKRLMPDAEITLVDENLFISYGGCGIPYYVSGEVNNLDDLRATPYHTVRDPEFFRTMKGITVRNQTRALAIDRAAKTLLVRNVVTGEEEKLPYDKLVLATGATPRMPPVEGHDLKNVLTLTRLEAADAIRKACEHGQVSEAVIVGGGFIGLEAAVALSDMWGVKVSVVEMMDQMLPGVLSHNMGKMAAHDCEAHGLSVYTAEKVVRLEGEDGAVCKVITDKRELPAQLVIFAAGFLPNGQLARDAGLEVAPFGAIVVNEKMQTSDPDIYAGGDCVAIKNLITGKLGYLPLGSMANRQGRVIGTNLAGGDASFPGFVGTWAVKLFDMSFCGAGLTVERARREGYDAISVAVEQLDRAHFYPEKHMMSLELVVDRSDRRVLGIQGACTAGDALKARVDAVAAVLQYGKPTVEDISNLEVSYAPPFAAAMDVVNVVGNVADNVLAGRVKPITAEEFMDLWNKRAENNVFFIDARPAKAGQAVQAQHPEWHSISLEEMPSRVSEVPRDRPVAIICNTGLRAYDSVLILARNGITDVVNAAGGMQAVLKTGGKI